A single region of the Sorghum bicolor cultivar BTx623 chromosome 7, Sorghum_bicolor_NCBIv3, whole genome shotgun sequence genome encodes:
- the LOC8080613 gene encoding AUGMIN subunit 8 isoform X2 yields the protein MEAVKKAERRTAAAAAAADGAQAQRRPLAPSEKNNAAPTGRRTEGPSRFKPVAPPAAPGARRCSSPSPGAGGRASAADGGGGSATCNNRARSADRARPAAASPAPLSSRLKPSTAARSASAVPPRDAAAADGHSTPPRAMNAKKASGDLCSSASARSSSPLLRPRPEQSPASKVDRLVQGLPSEQAKLRPAGALAERKRSPRRGSTNNAGDTCENARPPESPANPNSVIEKHRWPGMMTGRGRGSASAGLTTSTSAAAPAEKASRSSDASAGRSPRRTHPSDSEGTAGKSLKRPSNEMAKIVHRRRKDRAADNSSSDDTSSQTSESSKSTCRRNRATSSPVAVLHRSSSPSPRQGLLSAASSASRSCCQSPSRMMRPSAPCCQSKCASSSAAQSVAEQHVFNYIVDDARKGKKSAGQIENIHQLRLLSNRYLQWRFVNAHSEETLSRKNSVESILYSVWKTVLTLRDALTITRTNVRHLQQEVKLYAILTEQIGYLEQWPVVEEECKDTLVEATEALKASTLRLPVTSGAHADGIAVRNAISSAVDVMQALSSSIDYVQSKVEDRTSLVSELSVLARQEKVALDQCRELLATAAKLQEASLRTLLMQLRQISAG from the exons atGGAAGCCGTGAAGAAGGCTGAGCGGAggacggctgctgctgctgctgcggccgaTGGCGCACAGGCACAGCGGCGGCCGCTGGCGCCGTCCGAGAAGAACAATGCGGCCCCGACCGGTCGGCGAACAGAGGGCCCTTCCCGGTTCAAGCCCGTCGCGCCACCGGCTGCTCCTGGAGCAAGGCGGTGCAGTTCCCCGAgccccggcgccggcggccgcgCATCTGCtgcagacggcggcggcggctcggcgACGTGCAACAACAGAGCGCGGTCGGCTGACCGAGCAAGGCCTGCCGCGGCATCGCCTGCCCCGTTGTCTTCTCGGCTGAAGCCCTCCACCGCAGCAAGGTCTGCGTCTGCCGTGCCTCCACGTGACGCGGCCGCCGCCGATGGACACAGCACTCCTCCCCGCGCAATGAATGCCAAGAAGGCCTCCGGTGACCTGTGCTCATCGGCGTCGGCGCGGAGCTCGTCTCCCCTGCTTCGGCCACGGCCAGAGCAATCCCCTGCTAGTAAGGTAGACAGGCTGGTCCAGGGCTTACCTTCCGAGCAGGCCAAGCTGAGGCCAGCAGGAGCTCTGGCCGAGAGGAAGAGGAGTCCTCGTAGAGGGAGCACCAACAACGCCGGCGACACTTGTGAAAACGCTCGGCCTCCGGAGTCTCCTGCCAACCCCAACAGCGTCATCGAGAAACACCGGTGGCCGGGGATGATGACTGGCCGTGGCCGGGGCTCTGCCTCTGCTGGTCTCACCACTTCCACAagcgctgctgctcctgctgaaAAGGCTAGCAGGTCGTCAGATGCTTCAGCAGGACGTTCTCCGAGGAGGACGCATCCATCTGATTCTGAAGGCACAGCAGGCAAAAGCCTGAAGCGACCATCCAACGAGATGGCAAAGATTGTTCACCGGAGAAGGAAAGACAGGGCAGCTGACAACTCCAGCAGCGACGACACCTCTTCGCAGACGTCGGAAAGCTCTAAATCCACTTGTCGCCGGAACAGGGCCACTTCTTCGCCCGTTGCAGTTCTGCACCGGTCGTCGTCACCGTCACCGAGACAGGGCTTGTTGTCAGCTGCATCCTCTGCTTCCAGGTCCTGCTGCCAGAGCCCGTCGCGGATGATGAGGCCGTCAGCACCTTGTTGCCAATCAAAATGTGCGTCTTCTTCGGCTGCTCAGTCAGTTGCTGAACAGCATGTTTTTAACTACATCGTTGATGATGCGCGGAAAGGGAAGAAGAGTGCAGGCCAGATTGAGAACATACATCAGCTTCGTCTGCTGAGCAATAGATATCTGCAGTGGCGCTTCGTAAATGCGCATTCAGAAGAGACACTGTCCCGTAAAAATAGTGTTGAG AGTATTCTTTACAGTGTTTGGAAAACTGTCTTGACGCTGCGGGACGCTCTAACAATAACAAGAACCAATGTGCGACACCTGCAGCAAGAAGTGAAGCTGTATGCCATTCTAACAGAGCAG ATTGGTTACCTTGAGCAATGGCCTGTAGTAGAAGAAGAATGCAAGGATACATTAGTTGAGGCAACAGAGGCTCTTAAAGCAAGCACGCTTCGCCTTCCGGTTACATCAGGAGCACAT GCTGACGGAATTGCAGTTAGGAATGCTATAAGCTCAGCCGTTGATGTTATGCAAGCTTTGAGTTCCTCTATTGACTACGTGCAATCAAAG GTCGAAGATAGGACATCTTTGGTTTCTGAACTTTCGGTTCTGGCAAGACAGGAAAAGGTCGCTCTTGATCAATGCAGAGAGCTCTTAGCTACGGCAGCAAAACTGCAG GAGGCCAGCCTTCGCACGCTTCTGATGCAACTGCGGCAGATATCTGCTGGATGA
- the LOC8080613 gene encoding AUGMIN subunit 8 isoform X1: MEAVKKAERRTAAAAAAADGAQAQRRPLAPSEKNNAAPTGRRTEGPSRFKPVAPPAAPGARRCSSPSPGAGGRASAADGGGGSATCNNRARSADRARPAAASPAPLSSRLKPSTAARSASAVPPRDAAAADGHSTPPRAMNAKKASGDLCSSASARSSSPLLRPRPEQSPASKVDRLVQGLPSEQAKLRPAGALAERKRSPRRGSTNNAGDTCENARPPESPANPNSVIEKHRWPGMMTGRGRGSASAGLTTSTSAAAPAEKASRSSDASAGRSPRRTHPSDSEGTAGKSLKRPSNEMAKIVHRRRKDRAADNSSSDDTSSQTSESSKSTCRRNRATSSPVAVLHRSSSPSPRQGLLSAASSASRSCCQSPSRMMRPSAPCCQSKCASSSAAQSVAEQHVFNYIVDDARKGKKSAGQIENIHQLRLLSNRYLQWRFVNAHSEETLSRKNSVESILYSVWKTVLTLRDALTITRTNVRHLQQEVKLYAILTEQIGYLEQWPVVEEECKDTLVEATEALKASTLRLPVTSGAHADGIAVRNAISSAVDVMQALSSSIDYVQSKVEDRTSLVSELSVLARQEKVALDQCRELLATAAKLQVQEASLRTLLMQLRQISAG, from the exons atGGAAGCCGTGAAGAAGGCTGAGCGGAggacggctgctgctgctgctgcggccgaTGGCGCACAGGCACAGCGGCGGCCGCTGGCGCCGTCCGAGAAGAACAATGCGGCCCCGACCGGTCGGCGAACAGAGGGCCCTTCCCGGTTCAAGCCCGTCGCGCCACCGGCTGCTCCTGGAGCAAGGCGGTGCAGTTCCCCGAgccccggcgccggcggccgcgCATCTGCtgcagacggcggcggcggctcggcgACGTGCAACAACAGAGCGCGGTCGGCTGACCGAGCAAGGCCTGCCGCGGCATCGCCTGCCCCGTTGTCTTCTCGGCTGAAGCCCTCCACCGCAGCAAGGTCTGCGTCTGCCGTGCCTCCACGTGACGCGGCCGCCGCCGATGGACACAGCACTCCTCCCCGCGCAATGAATGCCAAGAAGGCCTCCGGTGACCTGTGCTCATCGGCGTCGGCGCGGAGCTCGTCTCCCCTGCTTCGGCCACGGCCAGAGCAATCCCCTGCTAGTAAGGTAGACAGGCTGGTCCAGGGCTTACCTTCCGAGCAGGCCAAGCTGAGGCCAGCAGGAGCTCTGGCCGAGAGGAAGAGGAGTCCTCGTAGAGGGAGCACCAACAACGCCGGCGACACTTGTGAAAACGCTCGGCCTCCGGAGTCTCCTGCCAACCCCAACAGCGTCATCGAGAAACACCGGTGGCCGGGGATGATGACTGGCCGTGGCCGGGGCTCTGCCTCTGCTGGTCTCACCACTTCCACAagcgctgctgctcctgctgaaAAGGCTAGCAGGTCGTCAGATGCTTCAGCAGGACGTTCTCCGAGGAGGACGCATCCATCTGATTCTGAAGGCACAGCAGGCAAAAGCCTGAAGCGACCATCCAACGAGATGGCAAAGATTGTTCACCGGAGAAGGAAAGACAGGGCAGCTGACAACTCCAGCAGCGACGACACCTCTTCGCAGACGTCGGAAAGCTCTAAATCCACTTGTCGCCGGAACAGGGCCACTTCTTCGCCCGTTGCAGTTCTGCACCGGTCGTCGTCACCGTCACCGAGACAGGGCTTGTTGTCAGCTGCATCCTCTGCTTCCAGGTCCTGCTGCCAGAGCCCGTCGCGGATGATGAGGCCGTCAGCACCTTGTTGCCAATCAAAATGTGCGTCTTCTTCGGCTGCTCAGTCAGTTGCTGAACAGCATGTTTTTAACTACATCGTTGATGATGCGCGGAAAGGGAAGAAGAGTGCAGGCCAGATTGAGAACATACATCAGCTTCGTCTGCTGAGCAATAGATATCTGCAGTGGCGCTTCGTAAATGCGCATTCAGAAGAGACACTGTCCCGTAAAAATAGTGTTGAG AGTATTCTTTACAGTGTTTGGAAAACTGTCTTGACGCTGCGGGACGCTCTAACAATAACAAGAACCAATGTGCGACACCTGCAGCAAGAAGTGAAGCTGTATGCCATTCTAACAGAGCAG ATTGGTTACCTTGAGCAATGGCCTGTAGTAGAAGAAGAATGCAAGGATACATTAGTTGAGGCAACAGAGGCTCTTAAAGCAAGCACGCTTCGCCTTCCGGTTACATCAGGAGCACAT GCTGACGGAATTGCAGTTAGGAATGCTATAAGCTCAGCCGTTGATGTTATGCAAGCTTTGAGTTCCTCTATTGACTACGTGCAATCAAAG GTCGAAGATAGGACATCTTTGGTTTCTGAACTTTCGGTTCTGGCAAGACAGGAAAAGGTCGCTCTTGATCAATGCAGAGAGCTCTTAGCTACGGCAGCAAAACTGCAG GTGCAGGAGGCCAGCCTTCGCACGCTTCTGATGCAACTGCGGCAGATATCTGCTGGATGA
- the LOC8080614 gene encoding calcineurin subunit B has protein sequence MGSTPSMLTQYDIEEVQDHCDHAFSQQEIVSLYHRFCQLDRNGGGFVSADEFMSVPEFAVNPLSQRLLRMLDGLNFKEFVAFLSAFSPRTSLQQKIEFIFKVYDTDCNGKVAFDDILSILRDLTGSFMTEQQRQKVLTHVLEEAGYTKDSHFTLPDFMKIIGNSELKMEVEVPID, from the exons ATGGGGAGCACTCCCTCTATGCTCACCCAATATGACATCGAGGAGGTCCAGGACCATTGTGACCACGCAT TCTCGCAGCAGGAGATAGTTTCGCTGTACCACCGCTTCTGCCAGCTCGACCGCAACGGAGGTGGCTTCGTCTCCGCTGACGAATTCATGTCGGTCCCTGAGTTCGCCGTAAATCCCCTCTCCCAG AGGCTCCTGAGGATGCTGGATGGGCTCAACTTCAAGGAGTTTGTAGCATTTTTGTCGGCTTTTAGCCCCCGCACAAGCCTGCAGCAAAAGATTGAAT TTATTTTCAAGGTTTATGATACTGACTGCAACGGGAAGGTTGCTTTTGATGACATCTTGAGCATCTTGCGAGATCTCACAGGTTCATTTATGACAGAGCAACAGAGACAG AAAGTCTTGACTCATGTGTTAGAAGAAGCTGGGTACACAAAAGATTCGCATTTCACACTCCCAGACTTTATGAAG ATTATTGGCAATTCTGAGCTCAAGATGGAGGTTGAAGTTCCTATTGACTAA
- the LOC8077855 gene encoding uncharacterized protein LOC8077855 encodes MTSIEYQSEPFTKMAENDTSQLQRAIFAQYIMMKKLFMELEVEREASATAASAAMSMIQKLQKEKDAERMEAWQYKRIAEEKIKHTNRALEILKEVMELKELEISYLRNQLQVYKHKLSDAGIDDSDIADETIDSDKSLFGSKNMENLCHKIKRNFSLPTLQLNKLYTDMDMKKNSGIQSARSRLSDDSWEQISRNVMPFEPKESFSTDLDGRGKHGEEPHSPSNGVLHDSQTSDEPPCSSSFSVVSHQARENMECTVNHDQLKDSCVGDSRTLDEPLCSSSLSLVSYQADICSDGAVQAREDMECTVNHGQLKDSCVRDSQTLDEPPCSSSCSVVSHQADICSDGAVQAREGMECTVNHDKLKDSCVGTEMGEPVVHPLSDPLQIPERSNTTTDSSCTESEIMTEESQLSPTVVTKGRGPRNLSRFAATRKIGSMNNVDRHVRRSSGTYTPRAGVERTRSRLKRVQSEKMVELSDPRTNKEQIIMLKEVYEQLGMIESHMRPSDSQESPRNDTSLDSVMEAALSFSI; translated from the exons ATGACAAGCATTGAATACCAATCAGAGCCTTTTACCAAGATGGCAGAAAATGATACTAGTCAGTTACAGAGAGCCATATTCGCCCAGTACATTATGATGAAAAAGTTATTCATGGAATTAGAAGTAGAAAGAGAAGCTTCAGCAACTGCTGCAAGCGCAGCCATGTCAATGATTCAAAAGCTTCAAAAAGAGAAGGACGCAGAGAGAATGGAAGCATGGCAGTACAAGAGAATAGCTGAGGAAAAGATCAAGCACACTAACAGAGCACTGGAGATTCTAAAGGAGGTCATGGAGCTGAAAGAATTGGAGATCTCGTATCTGAGGAACCAACTGCAGGTGTATAAACACAAGCTATCGGATGCTGGCATTGATGATTCTGACATTGCAGATGAGACAATAGATAGTGATAAATCTTTGTTTGGAAGCAAGAACATGGAGAATCTTTGTCATAAAATCAAAAGAAATTTCTCTCTGCCAACTTTACAGTTGAATAAACTATATACTGATATGGACATGAAGAAAAATAGTGGAATACAATCAGCAAGGAGCAGGCTGAGTGATGACAGTTGGGAGCAGATTTCAAGAAATGTTatgcctttcgagcccaaggaAAGCTTCTCAACAGATTTGGACGGTAGAGGAAAGCATGGTGAAGAACCACATTCTCCAAGCAATGGTGTTTTACATGACTCTCAGACTTCAGATGAGCCCCCGTGTTCTTCCTCGTTTTCAGTGGTGAGTCATCAGGCCAGGGAAAATATGGAATGCACAGTAAACCATGATCAACTCAAGGATTCTTGTGTAGGTGATTCTCGGACTTTGGATGAGCCTCTGTGTTCTTCCTCGCTCTCACTGGTGAGTTATCAGGCAGATATATGCAGTGATGGTGCAGTTCAGGCCAGGGAAGATATGGAATGCACAGTAAACCATGGTCAACTCAAGGATTCTTGTGTACGTGACTCTCAGACTTTGGATGAGCCTCCGTGTTCTTCCTCATGCTCAGTGGTGAGTCATCAGGCAGATATATGCAGTGATGGAGCAGTTCAGGCCAGGGAAGGTATGGAATGCACAGTAAATCATGATAAACTCAAGGATTCTTGTGTAGGTACTGAAATGGGTGAACCAGTTGTTCATCCTTTAAGTGATCCACTCCAAATTCCAGAAAGAAGCAATACGACAACTGATTCCTCATGTACTGAAAGTGAAATAATGACAGAAGAATCTCAACTGTCTCCCACGGTTGTTACCAAAGGGCGAGGGCCACGTAATCTGTCCAGGTTCGCGGCAACAAGAAAAATTGGATCGATGAATAATGTCGATAGACATGTCCGTCGAAGCTCCGGAACTTACACACCACGAGCTGGTGTTGAGAGAACCAGATCAAGGCTGAAGCGTGTGCAAAGTGAAAAGATGGTTGAGCTAAGTGACCCTAGGACTAACAAGGAACAGATCATAATGCTGAAGGAGGTATATGAGCAGCTTGGTATGATAGAATCACATATGAGACCTTCTGATTCCCAGGAAAGCCCCCGAAATGACACATCATTAGATTCTGTTATGGAG GCAGCTCTATCGTTTTCCATATAG